One region of Cobetia sp. cqz5-12 genomic DNA includes:
- a CDS encoding MFS transporter, which yields MPLALLALTLSAFAIGTTEFVIVGLVPTIAQDLSVSLPSAGLLVSLYAVGVAIGAPVLTAMTGRFNRKLVLLGLMALFIAGNLLAWQAPSYSSLITARILTGLAHGVFFSIGSTIATSLVSKDKEASAIAIMFTGLTVALVTGVPLGTWIGQHFGWRATFLVVSVLGLLALIGSAILVPNNLKKSVPATFAQQLKVLTHPRLLLVYLITILGYGGTFTAFTYLAPLLQDVSGFNEGAISLIMLVYGVSVAIGNIQGGKLADRMGPIRALTLIFGGLIVILGVLTFTAANPITAVITILIWGAFAFGNVPGLQVYVVQQAERFVPQAVDVASGLNIAAFNIGIALGSIVGGQVVSGMALTDTAWIGALIVTAALLLTLLAGRLDKRHASSIATA from the coding sequence GCCATCGGGACCACCGAGTTCGTGATCGTCGGACTGGTACCCACCATCGCTCAGGACCTGAGCGTCTCTCTGCCTTCCGCTGGCCTGCTGGTCAGCCTGTATGCCGTCGGTGTCGCAATCGGCGCCCCCGTGCTGACCGCCATGACCGGCCGCTTCAATCGCAAGCTGGTACTGCTGGGACTGATGGCACTGTTCATCGCCGGCAACCTGCTGGCCTGGCAGGCACCCAGCTACAGCTCGCTGATCACGGCGCGCATCCTGACTGGCCTGGCCCACGGGGTCTTCTTCTCCATCGGCTCCACCATCGCGACAAGCCTGGTGAGCAAGGACAAGGAAGCCAGTGCGATCGCCATCATGTTCACCGGCCTGACCGTGGCTCTGGTCACCGGCGTGCCGCTGGGCACCTGGATCGGTCAGCACTTCGGCTGGCGCGCCACCTTCCTCGTGGTCTCGGTCCTCGGTTTGCTAGCATTGATCGGCAGCGCCATCCTGGTGCCCAACAATCTCAAGAAGAGCGTACCGGCCACCTTCGCCCAACAGCTCAAGGTTCTGACCCATCCACGTCTGCTGCTGGTCTACCTGATCACCATTCTCGGCTACGGCGGCACCTTCACGGCCTTCACCTACCTGGCCCCGCTGCTGCAGGACGTCAGTGGCTTCAATGAAGGCGCCATCAGTCTGATCATGCTGGTCTACGGCGTCTCGGTCGCCATCGGCAACATCCAGGGCGGCAAGCTGGCCGACCGCATGGGCCCGATCCGCGCCCTGACCCTGATCTTCGGTGGCCTGATCGTCATCCTCGGCGTGCTGACCTTCACTGCCGCCAACCCGATCACCGCCGTGATCACCATCCTGATCTGGGGTGCCTTCGCCTTCGGCAACGTGCCGGGCCTGCAGGTCTACGTCGTGCAGCAGGCCGAACGCTTCGTGCCGCAGGCCGTTGACGTGGCCTCCGGCCTCAACATCGCCGCCTTCAACATCGGCATCGCGCTGGGCTCCATCGTCGGTGGCCAGGTGGTCTCCGGGATGGCACTGACCGACACCGCCTGGATCGGCGCGCTGATCGTCACCGCCGCCCTGCTGCTGACCCTGCTGGCCGGTCGCCTCGACAAGCGTCACGCGTCTTCCATCGCGACCGCCTGA
- a CDS encoding TIGR03571 family LLM class oxidoreductase: MISPTRPLDRLTQGPLTLGVELPLDNDWVRTDRAPSTPFGVPDIRAHAELIGQVDRLGFRAAWLRDVPLFDPAFGDAGQVFELFTYLGYLASHTDNLLLGTAAAVLPLRQPWLVRKAAASVQALSEDRLLLGVASGDRPAEYPLFGEEFATRGAAFRHAVDVIKGQADDALSDGQAILPAATRPPLLSAGLSQQTPEWIGREMDGWLAYPGTPEDHIRRVALWRQVAGDKPYVSFIHLNLEEDPHAPVRRHRFGLSSGRLALMEELSAMQDAGVNHIGFHLRRNRRPLTETLEELGREVLPHFS; encoded by the coding sequence ATGATCTCCCCGACCCGCCCGCTGGATCGTCTCACTCAAGGCCCCCTGACCCTGGGCGTCGAACTGCCCCTCGACAATGACTGGGTCCGCACTGACAGAGCCCCCTCCACGCCCTTCGGCGTGCCTGACATACGCGCCCATGCCGAGCTGATCGGCCAGGTCGACAGGCTCGGCTTTCGCGCCGCCTGGTTGCGTGACGTGCCGCTGTTCGACCCCGCCTTCGGCGACGCCGGTCAGGTCTTCGAGCTGTTCACCTACCTGGGCTATCTGGCCAGTCACACCGACAACCTGCTGCTGGGTACTGCCGCCGCGGTGCTGCCGCTGCGCCAGCCGTGGCTGGTGAGAAAGGCCGCCGCCAGCGTGCAGGCCCTGAGCGAAGACCGCCTGCTGCTGGGCGTCGCCAGTGGCGACCGACCGGCGGAATACCCGCTGTTCGGCGAGGAGTTCGCGACCCGTGGTGCCGCCTTCCGTCATGCGGTGGATGTCATCAAGGGCCAGGCGGACGACGCCCTGAGCGACGGTCAGGCCATCCTGCCTGCCGCGACGCGTCCGCCGCTGTTGAGTGCCGGGCTCTCCCAGCAGACGCCCGAGTGGATCGGTCGCGAGATGGACGGCTGGCTGGCCTATCCGGGCACGCCGGAGGACCACATCCGTCGCGTGGCGCTCTGGCGTCAGGTCGCCGGCGACAAACCCTACGTCAGTTTCATCCACCTCAATCTGGAAGAAGATCCGCACGCCCCGGTGCGTCGTCATCGCTTCGGGTTGTCGAGTGGCCGCCTTGCCCTCATGGAAGAATTGTCGGCCATGCAGGATGCCGGGGTGAATCACATCGGCTTCCACCTGCGTCGCAATCGCCGCCCGCTCACGGAAACCCTCGAGGAACTGGGGCGTGAGGTGCTGCCGCACTTCTCATGA
- a CDS encoding alcohol dehydrogenase catalytic domain-containing protein produces MSDSTETTTQDISHSATRAPAWVWQGPGEPEALEQSEVDIGAPADDEVLVATRAIGLNPVDWKFMAMDSELWQAGQIPGVDASGEVIACGANVSHVSPGDRIAVHTTLAGPGTFSKRLRVPARAVMRLPVTLGFNDAAAFPCPALTAWLAIDKLPIKAGRRLLITGASGSVGRWLIQLARQRDFHVIGVASEKRHADLKALGADETLADAEQLDAPVYAVIDTVNGDHARKMTRHLGANGHIICIQDRLEQAAAPAFDRAISQHEVALGALHWAGDDEDWARLVEAGESLLEAIADGSMNQPAPCIEPFTALPTCLAELKRGERRALKFVITANE; encoded by the coding sequence ATGTCAGATTCCACAGAGACCACCACACAAGACATCAGTCACAGCGCCACCCGGGCACCCGCCTGGGTATGGCAAGGCCCGGGCGAGCCTGAGGCGCTCGAGCAGTCAGAGGTGGACATCGGCGCCCCGGCAGACGACGAGGTACTGGTCGCCACGCGTGCCATCGGCCTCAATCCCGTCGACTGGAAGTTCATGGCGATGGACAGCGAGCTGTGGCAAGCCGGCCAGATTCCCGGCGTCGATGCCTCCGGCGAGGTGATTGCCTGCGGTGCCAATGTCAGTCACGTATCGCCGGGCGATCGCATCGCGGTCCACACCACCCTGGCGGGGCCGGGCACCTTCAGCAAACGCCTGCGGGTTCCGGCGCGCGCCGTGATGCGCCTGCCCGTCACCCTGGGCTTCAATGACGCCGCCGCCTTCCCGTGCCCGGCGCTGACCGCCTGGCTTGCCATCGACAAGCTGCCCATCAAGGCCGGGCGACGCCTGCTGATCACCGGTGCCTCCGGCAGCGTGGGCCGCTGGCTGATCCAGCTGGCCAGACAGCGCGACTTCCACGTCATTGGTGTTGCCTCCGAGAAGCGCCACGCGGACCTCAAGGCGCTGGGCGCCGACGAGACGCTTGCGGACGCCGAGCAGCTGGATGCCCCGGTCTACGCCGTGATCGATACCGTCAATGGGGATCACGCCCGCAAGATGACCCGCCATCTGGGGGCCAACGGCCACATCATCTGTATCCAGGACCGTCTGGAGCAGGCGGCCGCGCCTGCCTTCGATCGCGCCATCTCGCAGCATGAAGTCGCGCTGGGCGCGCTGCACTGGGCGGGTGACGACGAGGACTGGGCACGCCTGGTCGAGGCGGGGGAAAGTCTGCTCGAAGCGATCGCCGATGGCTCCATGAATCAGCCGGCGCCCTGCATCGAGCCGTTCACGGCACTGCCGACCTGCCTCGCCGAACTGAAGCGCGGTGAGCGTCGCGCCTTGAAATTCGTGATCACGGCCAACGAATGA
- the dkgB gene encoding 2,5-didehydrogluconate reductase DkgB, which produces MSTTLPNPGFGTFRLEGDTLRESMQAALDAGYRHFDTAQFYGNEAEVGQVLADSGIPRSELFVTTKIWHDRLQPGDLEKSVEESLEKLQMDYVDLLLIHWPSPNDEVAMEDYLPALAKMKAEEKARHIGISNFTCEQMERAVGILGRDELLTNQVEVHPFLQNRKVLDKCQELGLEVSAFMPLAVGKVMEDETLKIIADRHGVSPAQIALAWLKMQDIVTFPSSTKSRNIRSNIEAFSLTLTGEDMAKIAELDRGERIANPDFAPNWD; this is translated from the coding sequence ATGTCGACTACCCTACCGAATCCCGGCTTTGGCACCTTCCGTCTGGAAGGCGACACCCTGCGTGAAAGCATGCAGGCAGCGCTGGACGCCGGTTATCGCCACTTCGATACCGCCCAGTTCTACGGCAACGAAGCCGAAGTGGGACAGGTGCTCGCCGACAGCGGCATCCCGCGCAGCGAGCTGTTCGTCACCACCAAGATCTGGCACGACCGCCTCCAGCCAGGTGACCTGGAAAAGAGCGTCGAGGAAAGCCTCGAGAAGCTCCAGATGGACTATGTCGACCTGCTGTTGATCCACTGGCCGTCACCCAATGACGAAGTCGCCATGGAGGACTACCTGCCGGCGCTCGCCAAGATGAAGGCCGAGGAGAAGGCGCGCCATATCGGCATCTCCAACTTCACCTGCGAGCAGATGGAACGCGCCGTCGGCATTCTGGGGCGTGATGAGCTGCTGACCAATCAGGTCGAGGTGCATCCCTTCCTGCAGAACCGCAAGGTGCTCGACAAGTGTCAGGAGCTGGGGCTTGAGGTCAGCGCCTTCATGCCGCTGGCCGTCGGCAAGGTGATGGAAGACGAGACCCTCAAGATCATCGCGGACCGTCACGGTGTCAGCCCCGCGCAGATCGCTCTGGCATGGCTCAAGATGCAGGACATCGTGACCTTCCCGTCCTCCACCAAGTCCAGGAACATCCGCAGCAATATCGAGGCCTTCTCGCTGACGCTGACCGGCGAGGACATGGCCAAGATTGCCGAGCTGGACCGCGGCGAGCGTATCGCCAACCCGGACTTCGCCCCGAACTGGGACTGA
- the cydC gene encoding thiol reductant ABC exporter subunit CydC, producing MIDPALIPSTREALTALAPWWRVHERYRRRLLLGVVLMTMTALSALGLLAVSGWFITASALTGATLAAGAVAVLDVYTPGSAIRLFAVSRTVSRYLERLYNHDTILRLLASLRGSAFASLVSMDPARLASRRSSDWLNRLTADIDTLDALYLRLAAPPVMALLLIVALLGITLVWLPTATPWLALLLLAGWAWLTLGQARWGLMASRRRVTTLETLRSSLMEALRGHAELEAYAALGHVRERLEAVEARLLADQWRLAVISAVGNALAVLVIGLAWLLLLAMGMFALRDSQLSGPMMVMLPLAAMALGEGLAGLPAAFTQAGATLGAAERLNDIEHAAGIVHGDARLSAGPITVTLEHVSYRYPGALFAAFSNVSLTVEAGEQVAICGASGAGKSTLAALLTGQTSLASRGLQSRTSEEPKSDEQSGRVLLNGREVHHYAPLAIADGVGCLTQQVDLFDASLADNLRLGAADADDAALWRVLDAVDLADWVASLPQGLSTRVGEGGRQVSGGQARRISLARLALTNPGLVLLDEPFSGLDATTAQRVAQGLADWLAGRTVIYLLHEHDLATPRPGTEGVTRVWWLDR from the coding sequence ATGATCGACCCCGCTCTCATTCCCTCAACGCGCGAGGCACTGACTGCGCTGGCGCCCTGGTGGCGGGTGCATGAGCGCTACCGCCGTCGACTGCTGCTGGGCGTGGTGCTGATGACGATGACCGCGCTGTCGGCACTCGGACTGCTCGCGGTCTCGGGCTGGTTCATCACGGCGTCGGCCCTGACCGGGGCGACGTTGGCTGCCGGTGCCGTTGCGGTGCTGGATGTCTACACGCCGGGCAGCGCGATTCGTCTGTTTGCCGTCTCGCGTACCGTCTCGCGCTATCTGGAGCGTCTCTACAATCACGACACCATCCTGCGACTGCTGGCCAGCCTGCGTGGCAGTGCCTTTGCTTCGCTGGTCAGCATGGACCCCGCACGGCTGGCCTCGCGTCGCTCCAGTGACTGGCTCAACCGACTGACGGCGGATATCGACACCCTCGATGCGCTCTATCTGCGTCTGGCGGCGCCTCCGGTGATGGCCTTGCTGCTGATCGTGGCGCTGCTGGGCATCACGCTGGTCTGGCTACCGACCGCGACGCCATGGCTGGCGCTCTTGCTGCTGGCCGGCTGGGCATGGCTGACGCTGGGGCAGGCACGCTGGGGGCTGATGGCCAGCCGTCGGCGTGTGACCACTCTGGAGACATTGCGCTCAAGCCTGATGGAGGCGCTGCGCGGGCATGCCGAACTCGAGGCCTACGCGGCGCTTGGCCATGTGCGTGAGCGGCTGGAGGCGGTGGAGGCACGCCTGCTGGCGGACCAATGGCGGCTGGCGGTCATCAGTGCCGTCGGCAATGCGCTGGCCGTGCTGGTGATCGGGCTTGCCTGGTTGCTGTTGCTGGCGATGGGCATGTTCGCACTGCGTGATAGCCAGCTCAGCGGCCCGATGATGGTGATGCTGCCGCTTGCGGCGATGGCGCTGGGTGAGGGGCTGGCGGGGCTACCGGCCGCCTTCACTCAGGCTGGCGCGACATTGGGGGCCGCGGAGCGCCTCAATGACATCGAGCACGCCGCGGGTATCGTGCATGGCGATGCTCGCCTGTCAGCAGGACCGATCACAGTGACGCTGGAGCACGTCAGCTACCGCTATCCGGGCGCCTTGTTCGCTGCATTTTCAAACGTCTCGCTTACTGTCGAGGCCGGTGAGCAGGTCGCGATCTGTGGCGCCTCCGGTGCTGGCAAGTCGACGTTGGCGGCGCTGCTGACCGGGCAGACCAGCCTGGCCTCACGCGGCCTGCAGAGCAGAACAAGTGAAGAACCGAAAAGTGACGAGCAGAGCGGGCGGGTACTGCTCAATGGCCGTGAGGTGCATCATTACGCGCCGCTGGCGATTGCCGATGGCGTGGGCTGCCTTACCCAGCAGGTCGATCTGTTCGATGCCAGTCTGGCCGACAACCTGCGACTGGGGGCCGCCGATGCCGATGATGCCGCGCTGTGGCGGGTGCTGGATGCGGTGGATCTCGCCGACTGGGTCGCGAGTCTGCCACAGGGGCTGTCAACGCGTGTCGGTGAGGGTGGTCGTCAGGTATCGGGTGGTCAAGCCCGACGCATCAGTCTGGCGCGCCTGGCGCTGACCAACCCCGGCCTCGTGTTGCTGGATGAGCCCTTCTCGGGGCTGGATGCCACGACGGCGCAACGCGTCGCGCAAGGTCTTGCTGACTGGCTGGCGGGCAGGACGGTGATCTATCTGCTGCATGAGCATGACCTGGCTACGCCACGGCCCGGCACCGAGGGCGTGACCAGGGTGTGGTGGTTGGATCGCTGA
- the cydD gene encoding thiol reductant ABC exporter subunit CydD, which yields MAITDLTQGAAQVAAQRAAQPLPTSTAGNDTARASVSDASVTGKERDKARRKAAGKWLTQQATRERRLLAMAALCGALASLATVAQLVWLAWIVAEVIEQPEALARLWWPFAGLIALLGLRAMLSAAQELCAQKASQRLRQRVRRDVLDHLQSLGPVRAAQFHGADVAQRWVEQVEALEGYFARFYVQLRLVLISPLVILAIVVNQDWLAAILLALTAPLIPLFMALVGMGAESLNREQFVAVARLSRHFVDRVRGITTLRLFGLGEQATREVTLVADDYRRRSLRTLRLAFLSSAVLEFFSSVSIAVVAIYIGFGLLGDIPFGPAQSLTLFSGLLILLLAPEFFQPLRTLSQHYHDRASALAAADSLLELLDTPIAPARQTSMTASASATLPEDVMLQLEAVTLAHPGRGRVLGPLDLTLKAHEVLVISGPSGAGKSSLLQLMAGFVAPDDGHCHRHAATRLAWMDQRPLLMQGSLADNLRITAPDASDDDIAQALTRAGLAEVLAALPQGIDSPLGEGGRGLSGGQAQRLALARVFLSDAPLVLLDEPTASLDAETEQRLIAGFRALAEEGRTLVIATHHPALRAMATRQLPLTRDGVVGTAGKKQDVGEGAS from the coding sequence ACGCCAGTGTCACTGGCAAGGAGCGCGACAAGGCTAGACGCAAGGCCGCCGGCAAGTGGCTTACCCAACAGGCGACGCGCGAGCGTCGCCTGTTGGCTATGGCGGCGCTGTGCGGCGCATTAGCAAGTCTTGCGACCGTCGCACAGCTGGTGTGGCTTGCCTGGATTGTGGCCGAGGTGATCGAGCAGCCCGAGGCGTTGGCTCGTCTGTGGTGGCCGTTCGCGGGTCTGATCGCGCTGCTGGGGTTACGCGCCATGCTGAGCGCCGCGCAGGAGCTATGCGCCCAGAAGGCCAGTCAGCGTCTGCGCCAGCGGGTACGTCGTGATGTGCTCGATCACCTGCAGTCGCTGGGGCCGGTGCGGGCGGCGCAGTTTCATGGCGCCGATGTGGCCCAGCGCTGGGTCGAGCAGGTCGAGGCGCTGGAAGGTTACTTCGCGCGTTTCTACGTTCAGCTGCGCCTGGTATTGATCAGCCCGCTGGTGATTCTGGCCATCGTGGTCAATCAGGACTGGCTGGCGGCGATTCTGCTCGCGCTGACCGCACCGCTGATTCCGCTGTTCATGGCACTGGTCGGCATGGGGGCCGAGTCGCTCAATCGCGAGCAGTTCGTCGCGGTCGCGCGCCTGTCGCGCCACTTCGTCGATCGCGTACGCGGAATCACCACACTGCGGCTGTTCGGCCTGGGCGAGCAGGCCACGCGTGAGGTCACGCTGGTCGCCGATGATTATCGTCGCCGCAGTCTGCGCACGCTGCGCCTCGCCTTTCTCTCATCAGCAGTACTGGAGTTCTTCTCGTCGGTGTCGATCGCGGTGGTCGCGATCTATATCGGCTTCGGCCTGCTGGGCGACATTCCCTTCGGGCCCGCCCAGTCGCTGACCCTGTTCAGCGGGCTGCTGATCCTGCTGCTGGCACCGGAATTCTTCCAGCCGTTGCGCACCCTGTCTCAGCACTATCATGATCGCGCCTCGGCGTTGGCCGCCGCAGACTCGCTGCTGGAGCTGCTCGACACGCCCATTGCGCCAGCACGTCAGACCTCCATGACGGCGTCGGCCAGTGCCACGCTGCCCGAGGATGTGATGTTGCAGCTGGAGGCCGTCACGCTGGCGCATCCCGGGCGGGGCAGGGTGCTTGGTCCGCTGGATCTCACCCTGAAGGCCCACGAGGTGCTGGTGATCAGCGGTCCTTCCGGGGCCGGCAAGTCATCGCTGCTCCAGCTGATGGCGGGATTCGTGGCGCCTGATGATGGCCACTGTCATCGCCATGCGGCCACACGCCTTGCCTGGATGGATCAACGCCCGCTGCTGATGCAGGGCAGTCTGGCCGACAACCTGCGCATCACCGCGCCGGACGCCAGTGATGACGACATCGCGCAGGCGCTGACGCGCGCCGGCCTTGCCGAGGTGCTGGCGGCCTTGCCGCAGGGCATCGATAGCCCGTTGGGCGAAGGCGGGCGTGGGCTGTCCGGCGGCCAGGCTCAGCGTCTGGCGTTGGCGCGGGTTTTCCTGAGTGACGCGCCGCTGGTGTTGCTGGATGAGCCGACCGCCAGTCTGGATGCCGAGACCGAGCAGCGCCTGATCGCCGGTTTCCGAGCATTGGCCGAAGAAGGCCGTACGCTGGTCATCGCCACCCACCATCCGGCCTTGAGGGCCATGGCGACGCGGCAGCTGCCTCTGACCCGTGATGGGGTCGTTGGCACCGCTGGAAAGAAGCAGGATGTTGGGGAGGGTGCATCATGA